In the Euphorbia lathyris chromosome 5, ddEupLath1.1, whole genome shotgun sequence genome, one interval contains:
- the LOC136229134 gene encoding cytochrome P450 81Q32-like, giving the protein MFHNKTDSSKNMEENLLLIVFLTFLISFLALKHYKSIIHRKNHPPAPSPPAIPIIGHLHLLKLPLLHHTLHNLSQKYGPIISLRFGSRPVLVVSSPSAAEECFTKNDIVFANRPRFILGKYVAYNYTTVAQASYGDHWRNLRRVSTIEIFSTHRLNVLRSIRKDEVERLVKNLCSSSVEDFGKVEVKSKFQNLTYNIMVRMISGKSYYGDEISNEKEAEYFRALLKEAVSHGGTSNPRDLLPFLNWIDGGRYEKKVINLAERLDDVYQRLIDEIRNKDGNLESRNTMIHHLLSLQEAEPEYYTDQIIKGLIQIMLFAGTDTSAITLEWALSNLLNNPSVLKKARDEIDNKVGQQTLLEEHDLPKLPYLQNIISETLRLHPAAPLLVPHISSDDCTVGGYHVARGTILLVNAWAIQRDPKLWDDAISFKPERFDGDGEGHNKVMMMLPFGLGRRACPGSGLAQRVVGLTLGTLIQCFEWEKVSGKDLHMGEGKGGFTTPKAQPLQAMCKARPIMHQILSLHHVP; this is encoded by the exons ATGTTCCACAACAAAACAGATAGCAGCAAAAACATGGAGGAAAACCTCCTTTTAATCGTCTTCCTCACTTTTCTAATCTCCTTCCTTGCTTTAAAACATTACAAATCAATAATTCACCGGAAAAATCACCCTCCGGCACCAAGCCCACCTGCAATTCCAATAATCGGCCATCTCCATCTACTAAAACTACCTCTTCTTCATCACACTCTCCACAACCTCTCCCAAAAATACGGTCCAATCATCTCTCTCCGCTTCGGTTCTCGCCCCGTACTCGTCGTTTCATCCCCTTCCGCCGCCGAAGAATGCTTCACCAAAAACGACATCGTTTTCGCCAACCGTCCACGTTTTATCCTAGGCAAATACGTGGCTTATAATTACACAACCGTAGCTCAGGCTTCATACGGCGACCACTGGCGCAACCTCCGCCGTGTGAGCACGATTGAAATATTCTCAACTCATCGTCTTAATGTACTCCGAAGTATAAGGAAAGATGAAGTGGAGAGACTGGTTAAAAATCTGTGTTCTTCTTCAGTTGAGGATTTTGGGAAGGTGGAGGTGAAATCGAAGTTTCAGAATCTGACTTATAATATAATGGTGAGAATGATTTCAGGGAAGAGTTATTATGGCGATGAGATTAGTAATGAGAAAGAGGCTGAGTATTTTAGAGCGTTGTTGAAAGAAGCTGTGTCTCATGGAGGAACATCAAATCCGAGAGATCTTTTGCCTTTTTTGAATTGGATTGATGGTGGAAGATATGAGAAGAAAGTGATTAATCTTGCTGAAAGGCTTGATGATGTTTATCAAAGGCTTATTGATGAAATTAGAAACAAAGATGGGAATTTGGAAAGTAGGAATACTATGAttcatcatcttctttcttTGCAAGAGGCAGAACCTGAGTATTACACTGATCAGATTATTAAAGGCCTTATACAG ATAATGCTATTTGCTGGAACAGATACCTCAGCAATTACATTAGAATGGGCGTTATCTAATCTCCTTAACAATCCAAGCGTACTAAAAAAGGCAAGAGATGAAATAGACAACAAAGTTGGGCAACAAACTTTATTAGAAGAACATGATCTTCCCAAATTACCTTATcttcaaaacataatctccgAGACTCTCCGGTTACACCCAGCAGCTCCTCTATTAGTCCCCCACATATCATCTGATGATTGCACGGTTGGCGGATACCACGTGGCACGTGGCACGATACTACTAGTGAATGCTTGGGCTATACAGAGAGACCCTAAACTTTGGGATGATGCAATAAGTTTTAAACCAGAAAGGTTTGATGGGGATGGGGAGGGGCATAATAAGGTGATGATGATGCTGCCATTTGGGTTGGGTAGAAGAGCTTGTCCGGGTTCTGGGTTGGCTCAAAGAGTGGTTGGATTGACTTTGGGGACACTAATTCAATGTTTTGAATGGGAAAAAGTGAGTGGTAAAGACCTTCACATGGGAGAAGGTAAAGGTGGGTTTACTACTCCTAAAGCTCAACCATTGCAAGCCATGTGCAAAGCTCGTCCAATCATGCATCAAATTTTGTCTCTTCACCATGTTCCGTAG